Proteins encoded together in one Triticum dicoccoides isolate Atlit2015 ecotype Zavitan chromosome 7B, WEW_v2.0, whole genome shotgun sequence window:
- the LOC119338383 gene encoding uncharacterized protein LOC119338383 has product MATKAPSCSTRFRSPASVVWFLPAAVFILLLLLLRRPTMDPYAPASPRGPVSSRRADLYGRMARDLDERGAAFLKGGETSQSLTLSDLFDVRDGAVVPKLKAADPPVRANVLYLEPVFAAEIAKAVKEVFLPYFDKAIWFQNLSMYHFSMFHASHHLEPILATKDEIEAEVDAVKGVTEAVCPLKISLDRVVLTSTGVLLGLWQVESGTDPADIRSKLREALPRAPQKQLYDPVLLHTSFARILGPPKLPQQEDTSSFSHIKFFHDLVAQVNGKIRGFQAKVSELWYVEEYDVLALALNGKMRVRRLHLGCNEGQDN; this is encoded by the exons ATGGCCACCAAGGCCCCGAGCTGCTCCACCCGCTTCAGATCTCCGGCCAGCGTCGTTTGGTTCCTGCCGGCCGCCGTCTTCATCCTCCTGCTCCTCCTTCTGCGCCGCCCGACCATGGACCCCTATGCTCCCGCTTCTCCTCGTGGTCCCGTGTCTTCCCGGCGCGCCGATCTGTACGGCAGGATGGCTCGGGACCTTGATGAGCGCGGCGCGGCGTTCTTGAAGGGCGGCGAGACGTCGCAGTCCCTCACGCTCTCGGACCTCTTCGACGTCAGGGACGGCGCCGTCGTGCCCAAGCTCAAG GCCGCCGACCCGCCGGTGCGTGCAAACGTGCTCTACCTGGAGCCGGTGTTCGCCGCCGAGATAGC GAAGGCTGTGAAGGAAGTATTTCTTCCTTATTTTGATAAAG CTATCTGGTTCCAAAATTTGAGCATGTATCACTTCAGTATGTTTCATGCCTCCCATCATCTGGAGCCAATCTTAGCAACCAAGGATGAG ATTGAAGCCGAAGTCGATGCTGTAAAAGGAGTTACTGAGGCTGTTTGTCCCCTTAAAATTTCCTTGGATCGAGTGGTTTTGACGTCAACTGGAGTTCTTCTTGGCCTGTGGCAG GTTGAATCTGGTACTGATCCTGCCGACATCCGCTCAAAATTGAGAGAAGCTCTACCTCGAGCACCCCAAAAGCAGTTG TATGATCCTGTTCTCCTCCACACATCCTTTGCGCGAATTCTGGGACCTCCTAAGCTCCCACAACAG GAGGACACATCATCTTTCAGTCACATCAAATTCTTCCATGACCTCGTTGCACAGGTTAATGGGAAAATCCGTGGCTTCCAG GCAAAGGTATCAGAGCTGTGGTATGTAGAGGAGTACGATGTGCTAGCCCTAGCATTGAATGGAAAGATGAGAGTGCGGAGGCTCCACCTTGGCTGCAATGAGGGCCAAGATAACTGA